CCACCACGTCTTTCCCCACCCTGGAGGCGAGGCGGCACGGGGCGGGCAAGGGGCCGAGAGCGCTGGCCTCTGCTCGCACCAGGAAGTGCTCCCAGCCGTCCGTTTCCCGATCCAGGAGGTGCGAGCGGCACCCGAGCCGCTCGACGACTGCGGCGACCTCGGGGCCCCCGAAGACGAAACAGGCCTCGGGCAGGCGGTGCGAGACGGTGAACCCCTGCGCCAAGAGCGCGGCCACCACGGCTTCCGAGCCGGTCTCCACCACATAGAGGGAGTGCGAGCCGGCCGCGGACGCGGCGAGAACGGCCGTCGCGATGGAAAGCAGGAGGAAAACGACGCGCTTCGACGCACCCATGCCTGGCTCCTCGTGTGGACGGTCCTCGACGCTCCAGTGGAATCTACAGAAATGCCTCGGCCCGGGTTGCGCAAGAGGGAGGGTGTAGAAATGCGTCGCGGCGGCTCGCCTCGCCAGGGGTGAGAAAGCCCCAGGCTCTCTCTCAGGCGGCCCGGAACTGTTGCCAGAGACGCAGGAAGCGGCTTTCGTACACCAGGTCGTAGACGTGCATCTTGTCGGGGAAGAGCTCGCGGCAACGCCGGCGCAAGTCGGCGCGGATGATGTCGACGTCGATGCGCGGCGTGTCCGTCGCCACGATGAGGAAGGAGACCCGGTCGGCGAGAAGGCGAATCTCCTGCAGGGCTTCTTCCTCCTTCTGCACCGCCTGCGGATCCGGGGCGGTGGGCCGGGAAGTGGAATCGGAACGGGCGGGGACGCCGGCGTCATTCGGGGGGAAGGCAGCGGGTTCGACCGCCGGGGCAGCCTGCGAAGCGGGATGGCCCTGCGCCGGCTCGAGCGTCAGAAAGGCGCCGCAGCGACAGAGACCACCGCTCGCTGGCAGGAACAACCGAGCGTAGGAGCGACCGCAGTGCGGGCAGGAGAGCAGGAATTCCATGCGCCTCTTTTCGGTGCAACCCCAGTGCCCGCGAGGCGCTTCCAGACTCAAATCCCGGCAGCCTCGGGGGGCCTCGGCTCTCCACCCGCAGCGGGCGCTTCCAGCGCCGCGAGGAGCAGCTTCTCCAGTGTGCCGGGATGCGCCTGGCCCCGACTGGCCTTCATGATCTCGCCGACGAAGTAACCGAGGAGCTTGGTCTTGCCGGCGCGATACTTCGCGACCTCCGCCGGATGCGCAGCGAGCGCCGCGTCCACGAGACCTTGTAACGTCGCCGTATCCCCGATCTGCTGCATGCCCCGCCGAGCGACGATCACTGCCGGGGCCTCGCCGCTCTCGGCCATGTCAGCGAAGACCTCCTTCGCCATCTTCCCCGACAAGCTGCCGCTGTCGACGAGGCGCACCAGCTCTCCCAGAGATGTCGCCTGCACCGGGGAGCTCTCGAGCTCGAGCCCCCGGGCGCGAAGCAGACCCAGGAGCTCCGTCTGCACCCAGTTCGCCACCTTCTTGGAATCGCCGCCACCAGCCACCGCGGTCTCGTAATAGTCGGCCAGCGTCCGGGTGCTGGTGAGCACGAGGGCATCGTAGCGCCCCAGGCCATACTGCCGCTCGAAGCGCTCCTGCTTGGCATCGGGCAGCTCCGGCAACGCCTGGCGTACGGTTTCGAGCCAAGCCGCGCCGACGACGAGAGGCAGGAGATCGGGCTCGGGAAAATAGCGATAGTCGTGCGCTTCTTCCTTCGAGCGCAGCACGCGGGTTTCCTGCTTTTCTGCATCCCACAGGCGCGTCTCCTGGACGACGCGGCCGCCTTGCTCGAGAAGTGCCGTGTGCCGGGCGATTTCGAAGTGCAGCGCTCCCTCGACGCCACGGAAGGAGTTGAGGTTCTTGATCTCCACCTTGACGCCGAGAGTCGACCGCCCCTGCGGGCGCACGGAGACGTTGGCGTCGCAGCGCAAACTGCCTTCTTCCATGTTGCCGTCGCAGATTTCCAGGTACACCAGGATCTGGCGCAGTTTGGTGAGGTAGGCGTGGGCTTCGGCGGGAGTGCGCAGCTCAGGTTCGCTCACGATCTCGATGAGCGGCGTTCCGGTGCGGTTGAGATCCACCAGGCTCGAGCCCGGGTCCTGATCGTGCAGCGTTTTCCCCGCGTCCTCTTCCAGATGGATGCGATGGATGCGGATGCGGCGTCCGTCGCCATCGATCTGCAGCCAGCCGGCCTCGCAGAGCGGCTCGTCGAACTGCGAGATCTGGTAGCCCTTGGGGAGATCGGGGTAGAAGTAGTTCTTGCGCGCGAAGCGACTCCGCGGGCGGATGGTGCAATGGGTGGCGAGCCCGGCGCGCAGGGCGAACTCCACCACCTTCTCGTTCAGCACCGGGAGCACGCCGGGAAAACCGGCGCACACCGGACAGGTCTGCGTGTTGGGCTCGGCACCGAAGCGCGTACTGCAGGGGCAGAAGATCTTGCTCGCCGTGCGCAGCTGCGCATGCACCTCGAGGCCGATGACTGCTTCGAAGTCCACCTTCAGCCCCCCTGACCGTTGCGGCGCTGGCCGAGGGGGACGAAACCCACCAGGCTCTCGAGCCAGGCCGCGGCGCGCAACAGCCGCGCTTCTTCGAGTGCCGGGGCAAGAAGCTGGGTTCCCAGTGGTAAGCCGTCGCTCATGCCGGTGGGGACGGAAATGGCAGGCAGGCCGGCGAGGTTCGCCGGGACGGTGAAGATGTCGGAGAGGTACATCTGCAGCGGGTCGCTCGTCTTCTCGCCCAGGCGGAAGGGCGGAGTCGACGCCGCCGGCACGGCGATGATGTCGCAGCGGGCGAAGGCGGCGTCGAAATCGCGCCGCAGCAGTGTGCGCACCTTCTGGGCGCGCAGATAGTAGGCGTCGTAGTACCCCGAGGAGAGGACGAAGGTGCCGAGGAGGATGCGCCGCTTCACCTCGTCGCCGAAACCTTCCCGGCGGCTGGTCTCGAAGAGCGTGGCCAGATCGCTGGCGGCGCCAGCGCGGCGTGTGTAGCGGACGCCGTCGAAGCGGGCCAGGTTCGACGCGGCTTCGGCGGTGGCGACCACGTAGTAGGAAGCGACGCCGTGGGAGGCATGCGGGAGCTGCACGTCCACGAGAACGGCACCTGCGTCGCGCAGCCGTTCCAGGACGCGGTCGAAGTCGTGGCGCACCGCGGCGTCCAAGCCGTCGCCGAGCCAGTCCCGCGGTACCCCCACTCGCAAGCCAGGAAGCGGCTCGCCGAGCCCGGCGTGAGCTGGCGGAGCCAGAGGCAGGGAGGTGGAGTCGCGCCGATCGTGCCCGGCGATACATGCGAACACGAGCGCCGCGTCGCCAACGCTCTTCGCCAGCGGGCCGATCTGATCGAGGGAGCTGGCGAAGGCGACGAGCCCGTAGCGCGAGACGCGCCCGTAGGTGGGCTTGAGCCCGACGACGCCGCAGAAAGACGCGGGTAGGCGGATGGAGCCGCCCGTATCCGAACCCAGGCCGAAGCCGACGAAGTCGGCCGCCACCGCCGCCGCCGAGCCGCCGCTCGAGCCGCCGGGGACGCGCGACGCATCCCAGGGATTACGGGTGGGACCGAAGGCGGAGTTCTCCGTGGACGAGCCCATGGCGAACTCGTCCATGTTCGACTTACCGAGGAGGATGGCGCCGGCCGCATCGAGCCGCTCGATCACCGTGGCGTCGAAAGGACTCTCGTAGTGTTCGAGGAAGCGCGACCCGCAGGTCGTGCGTCCGGTCCGCGTCGACAGGATCTCCTTCGCCACGTAAGGGATGCCCCAGAGGGGCCCTTGCGGTGCACCGCTCTCCAGCGCCCGGGCGCGCCGGCGCGCCTCCGCCGCGAACACCTGCGTCATGCAGCGGAGAGAACCATCGTGTTTCTCGATGCGTGCGAGGGCGGACTCGACGAGTGTCGTCGGTGTGAGCGACCCGTCGCGGAGCTTCTCCCCCACCTCCGTCACCGTCCACGGCGTCGGGTCCACTAGGAGTCCTCCCCGACGAAGCGCGGCACGCGATAGAAGCCAGCGCGCGGCTCGGGAGCGTTGCCCAGCATCTCCTCCCGCGGGGTCGAAGGCTGCACGGCATCGGCTCGGAGCGGCTGGGGCAGGTCGAGCACGTGCGTCGTCGGCGGCACGTCGGACACGTCCAAGTCTTCCAGCTGGCGCACATAGTCGAGGATGCGGGCCAGTTGCGGCAACAAGCGGGCACGCTCTTCCGCGCTCAGACGCAGCGCCGCTAGCGACTCGAGACGACGCACGAGCGTGTCGTTGATCTCCATCGTGCCTCCGAAATCCGCGCCGATCTTTTCCCTTGTCCGTGCATGCAGGGTAGCATACGGTGGATTGGGCTTCCGTCATGCTTCGTCGGGAGGTCGGCCATGCGTCGTGCCCTCGCGTTCCGCCTCGCTCTCGCCTTCCCTTCTTGCTTGCTCGCTCTCGCCTTCCTTGCCTGCGGCCGATCGGAACAGGCGAACGAGGAAGGCGCCGCCGCAGGACGCGCGGCGTCCCCCGCGCCGAGCGCTGCGGCGCCTGCACCTTGGGAAGTCCCGGCCGACTTCGAGCCCGTCCCGATCCCGGCGGACAACCCGATGACGCTCGCCAAGGTGCAGCTGGGCCGGAAGCTCTATTTCGACCCGCGTCTGTCCGGCGACGGCAAGCTGGCCTGCTACACCTGTCATGTCTGCGAGCATGGCCTCACCGATGGGCGTCCCACCGCCGTCGGCGCCTTCGGCAAGACGATCACCCGTTCCGCGCCGACGATGTGGAACGTGGGTTACCACGACTCCTTGTACTGGGACGGCCGCTCACCGACCTTGGAGAAGCAGGCGGTGGCGGCATGGAAGGGCGCCAACATGGGCGCCAAGCCGGACAGTGTCGTCACGGCTTTGCAGAACGACCCCGACTACGCCCGCGCCTTCCAGGAGGTGTTCGGCGGGCCCATGAGCGTGGACCACGCAGGGATGGCCCTCGCCGCCTACATGCGTACGATCTTGTGCGTGGACACACCCCAAGACCGGGCCCTGCGGGGCGACGCCACGGCTCTCGACGCGGCGGCGCGCCGCGGCAAGGAACTCTTCTATGGCAAGGCTCGCTGCGGCGCCTGCCATCTCGGCAATCTGTTCACCGATCTCAAGTATCACAATGTGGGCATCGGCAAGCCCGACGCCGACCCGGGGCGCTTCAAGGTCAGCCAGAATCCGCGCGACACCGGCGCTTTCAAGACGCCGACGCTGCGCGACGTCACCCGGTCGGCGCCGTACTTCCACGACGGTAGCGTCGCCACCCTGGAAGAAGCGGTGGACATCATGGCGGGCGGCGGCATCGCCAACCCGCATCTCGACCCGCTCCTGCAGGACAACAAGCTGACGGCGGCGGAGAAGAGCGACCTGATCGCTTTCCTGCACGCTCTCACCTGTCCCTGCGATTCCCAGGCGCTGTCGCTCGCCCCGCGCTGACGGCGCGGCTCGGGTCACGAGGACTGGCGTCGTCGAGCCTCAATCCTTGACGCAGACCCAGAGGCCATCGCCGATAGGGA
This genomic window from Candidatus Krumholzibacteriia bacterium contains:
- the gatB gene encoding Asp-tRNA(Asn)/Glu-tRNA(Gln) amidotransferase subunit GatB, with the translated sequence MDFEAVIGLEVHAQLRTASKIFCPCSTRFGAEPNTQTCPVCAGFPGVLPVLNEKVVEFALRAGLATHCTIRPRSRFARKNYFYPDLPKGYQISQFDEPLCEAGWLQIDGDGRRIRIHRIHLEEDAGKTLHDQDPGSSLVDLNRTGTPLIEIVSEPELRTPAEAHAYLTKLRQILVYLEICDGNMEEGSLRCDANVSVRPQGRSTLGVKVEIKNLNSFRGVEGALHFEIARHTALLEQGGRVVQETRLWDAEKQETRVLRSKEEAHDYRYFPEPDLLPLVVGAAWLETVRQALPELPDAKQERFERQYGLGRYDALVLTSTRTLADYYETAVAGGGDSKKVANWVQTELLGLLRARGLELESSPVQATSLGELVRLVDSGSLSGKMAKEVFADMAESGEAPAVIVARRGMQQIGDTATLQGLVDAALAAHPAEVAKYRAGKTKLLGYFVGEIMKASRGQAHPGTLEKLLLAALEAPAAGGEPRPPEAAGI
- the gatA gene encoding Asp-tRNA(Asn)/Glu-tRNA(Gln) amidotransferase subunit GatA, with product MDPTPWTVTEVGEKLRDGSLTPTTLVESALARIEKHDGSLRCMTQVFAAEARRRARALESGAPQGPLWGIPYVAKEILSTRTGRTTCGSRFLEHYESPFDATVIERLDAAGAILLGKSNMDEFAMGSSTENSAFGPTRNPWDASRVPGGSSGGSAAAVAADFVGFGLGSDTGGSIRLPASFCGVVGLKPTYGRVSRYGLVAFASSLDQIGPLAKSVGDAALVFACIAGHDRRDSTSLPLAPPAHAGLGEPLPGLRVGVPRDWLGDGLDAAVRHDFDRVLERLRDAGAVLVDVQLPHASHGVASYYVVATAEAASNLARFDGVRYTRRAGAASDLATLFETSRREGFGDEVKRRILLGTFVLSSGYYDAYYLRAQKVRTLLRRDFDAAFARCDIIAVPAASTPPFRLGEKTSDPLQMYLSDIFTVPANLAGLPAISVPTGMSDGLPLGTQLLAPALEEARLLRAAAWLESLVGFVPLGQRRNGQGG
- the gatC gene encoding Asp-tRNA(Asn)/Glu-tRNA(Gln) amidotransferase subunit GatC, producing MEINDTLVRRLESLAALRLSAEERARLLPQLARILDYVRQLEDLDVSDVPPTTHVLDLPQPLRADAVQPSTPREEMLGNAPEPRAGFYRVPRFVGEDS
- a CDS encoding cytochrome c peroxidase, producing MRRALAFRLALAFPSCLLALAFLACGRSEQANEEGAAAGRAASPAPSAAAPAPWEVPADFEPVPIPADNPMTLAKVQLGRKLYFDPRLSGDGKLACYTCHVCEHGLTDGRPTAVGAFGKTITRSAPTMWNVGYHDSLYWDGRSPTLEKQAVAAWKGANMGAKPDSVVTALQNDPDYARAFQEVFGGPMSVDHAGMALAAYMRTILCVDTPQDRALRGDATALDAAARRGKELFYGKARCGACHLGNLFTDLKYHNVGIGKPDADPGRFKVSQNPRDTGAFKTPTLRDVTRSAPYFHDGSVATLEEAVDIMAGGGIANPHLDPLLQDNKLTAAEKSDLIAFLHALTCPCDSQALSLAPR